The DNA window TTCCATCATCGGGGCATCCTCCTAACTTTGCATCTATTGTGTTGATGCCACTTCCTTGGAAGCCTGTTTTGCTTCCCCTTCTGCAGGAGGAATGTCCCGTAAGGCCCGGCGCAGGATCTTACCAATAGCCGTCTTGGGTAAATCGGTACGGAATTCCACCGTTTTAGGAACTTTATAAGGGACCAGGTGTTTGCGGCAAAAGGCGATGATATCCTGTTCTGTAGCGGCAGCTCCATCTTTAAGACTGACAAACGCCACCACCTTTTCCCCGCTGTAACCGTCCTTAACCCCGATCACACAGGCTTCCTTAACCGCCGGATGTTCATACAGTACATCCTCCACTTCCCGGGGATAGACATTGAAGCCACCGGTGATAATCATATCCTTTTTACGGTCCACAAGATAAAAATACCCGTCTTCATCCATGGTCGCGATATCTCCGGTGTATAGCCAGCCATCCCTTAAAGCGTAGGCCGTCTCTTCCGGCCGGTTATAGTAGCCGAGCATTAAGTCCGGACACTGAATCACCAGTTCCCCCGATTCACCAGGGGCCAGATCCTCTTCACCCTTGTCAATATCCCTGATTTTGAAATTCACATCCGGGAAAGGGAAACCGATGCTGCCGGTTCTGTTTTCACCACGTAAGGGGTTACAGCAGAGGGCATTGACTCCTTCAGTAAGGCCGTACCCTTCCATCAGCCGGGCTCCGGTAAGCTCTTCAAAGCTTCTCTTCACCTCGGGGGCCAGAGCAGCCGCTCCCACGAAACACCCCACTAAGGAGGAAAGACTATAGCGTTTTAATTGAGGGTAATTGATCATGCCTATATACATCGTCGGAACTCCGGCAAAATACGTGGGCTTATGCTTGTGAATAGCCTTCAAGACATCCTTCGCTTCAAACCGGGGGATCAGAATCGTGGAAGCTCCGGAGAATAAGGGGGCATTCATGCATACGGACATGCCAAACCCATGAAAGGCCGGGAGAACGGTAACCAAACGATCCTTGCTGCCCATTTGAACCCAGGCTATCGCTTGATAAGCATTGGCGAGCAAGCCATAATGGGAAAGCATCACTCCCTTGGGGCGTCCGGTAGTGCCGCCGGTATAGATAAGGACCGCTATATCCTTACGAACATCTACTTTTTGGGACGGATAATCTCTCAGCACGGAACCGTTGCCCTCATTCAGCAGATCCTTAAACCTCCTGGCAACTTTGAGGCGTTCCTTACCTCCCGGGGGCAGCTTCCGTGTGAATGGATAAAGAAATTTAAGAGGAAAAGGCATATACTCATTGAGGGCCGTGTAGAAGGTATGCTTCAGCAATTGAGCCTCCCCGGCCTGATGACAAATGTCTCTCACATTTTCCAGCCGCTCTGCCAGAAGATCCAGGCAAATGGCTGCTTTGACCTGAGCATCCCGAAAGATATGCAATAATTCTGATTCGGTACTGAGAGGATTGACAGGAACGACCACCCCACCAATGGCAAGGATAGCATAATAAGCAATCACGTATTGGGGACAATTAGCCAGCAAAAGGGCCACCCGATCCCCGGGATCAATACCCAGCTTTTGCAGGGAATCTGCCAAGCGTTCAACTTTATTGCCCAAATCACTGTAACTCATTTTTTTATTAAAATAGATCAGGGCAACCTCTCCGGAATTTTTTTGCGCACTTTTGCGGAATAACGCATCCACCGTCTCTTCAGGATAGCTTAGGTCATGGGGAACCTGTTGGTCGTATTGAGCTCTCCAGGGAAATTCATGCCTTTTATTTTCCTGACTCATGAGTATACCTCCCGCTTCCATTAACATGGTTCTTTTCTTCTAACCCTTAATCCCGGACACCCTGATTTCTATAATGAGCTCACCGCTTTTATCTTTCTCCAGCCATGAGCCAAACCTTTTGCGGCCTCATCGACCTTATGGGCGACTACTCATATACTTTTTCCTCCGTCAAATGAGCATTCACCGCATCTTCTTCCAGGGAGCGATGGCATTGTAAATTCCCCCGCCGTTCTTTGTAATACTCATGTTGGATAATGAGATTCATCACTTCATTGGTGCCGGTCCAAATCATGATGAGACGGATATCCCGCAGCAATCGCTCGATGGGGAAGATATTGGTATAACCAATGCCTCCCATGATCTGCATCGCATCGTTCACCACGGCCCAGGCCGAATCCGTTGCGAACTTTTTCGCCTCGGAGACCAAACGACGTGCCACATGGCCCGGCACTCGGTCATCCACGGCCCGGGCGGTGGCATAGACCAAAGCGCGGGCTGCATCCAGGCGGGTGATTGAATCAGCCACTTTGAAGTTGACCCCTTGAAAATCTTTAATTTTTCTGCCAAAGGCTTTGCGCCTGGTGCTGTAGTCAGAAGCTACTTCCAGAGCCGCCCGGGCCATCCCCAAGGCTCCCGCGGCACTGGTTAATCGTTCCGGGATCATCATCTGATAAAAAATATCTGCCGCACCGTTTTCCACGCCGAGAAGGTTTTCGGCGGGAACTTTTACATCCTTAAAAACCACACGGCCTGCCCCGCCCCCGCGGGTTCCCATTAAGCCGTAGATATGTTCCACTTCCACTCCGGGACCACGGTCTACGATAAAAGCGCTGATACTCTGATGGGCAGGTCCTTCCGGAGCGGTCTTGGCATAAACCATAAAATAGTCGGCCCCTTCTGCTCCCACCACAAAACGCTTTTGCCCATTGAGAACATAGACATCCCCCTCACGCCGAGCCAGGGTCGTTGCCCCAAAAAAATCCGATCCT is part of the Desulfitobacterium chlororespirans DSM 11544 genome and encodes:
- a CDS encoding acyl-CoA dehydrogenase family protein, with protein sequence MFDFLLTTEQKRLQEEAARFVKEKVPKQLILAMDEEKVIYPKEYLMELGQAKLLGLRFAEKYSGRGLQWVDEVSILEEIGVLGTSLACLYSLPSIVGEAIDHFGSEVLKNRYLKPTLEGKLYTAEALTEPRGGSDFFGATTLARREGDVYVLNGQKRFVVGAEGADYFMVYAKTAPEGPAHQSISAFIVDRGPGVEVEHIYGLMGTRGGGAGRVVFKDVKVPAENLLGVENGAADIFYQMMIPERLTSAAGALGMARAALEVASDYSTRRKAFGRKIKDFQGVNFKVADSITRLDAARALVYATARAVDDRVPGHVARRLVSEAKKFATDSAWAVVNDAMQIMGGIGYTNIFPIERLLRDIRLIMIWTGTNEVMNLIIQHEYYKERRGNLQCHRSLEEDAVNAHLTEEKVYE
- a CDS encoding long-chain-fatty-acid--CoA ligase; the encoded protein is MSQENKRHEFPWRAQYDQQVPHDLSYPEETVDALFRKSAQKNSGEVALIYFNKKMSYSDLGNKVERLADSLQKLGIDPGDRVALLLANCPQYVIAYYAILAIGGVVVPVNPLSTESELLHIFRDAQVKAAICLDLLAERLENVRDICHQAGEAQLLKHTFYTALNEYMPFPLKFLYPFTRKLPPGGKERLKVARRFKDLLNEGNGSVLRDYPSQKVDVRKDIAVLIYTGGTTGRPKGVMLSHYGLLANAYQAIAWVQMGSKDRLVTVLPAFHGFGMSVCMNAPLFSGASTILIPRFEAKDVLKAIHKHKPTYFAGVPTMYIGMINYPQLKRYSLSSLVGCFVGAAALAPEVKRSFEELTGARLMEGYGLTEGVNALCCNPLRGENRTGSIGFPFPDVNFKIRDIDKGEEDLAPGESGELVIQCPDLMLGYYNRPEETAYALRDGWLYTGDIATMDEDGYFYLVDRKKDMIITGGFNVYPREVEDVLYEHPAVKEACVIGVKDGYSGEKVVAFVSLKDGAAATEQDIIAFCRKHLVPYKVPKTVEFRTDLPKTAIGKILRRALRDIPPAEGEAKQASKEVASTQ